From the Chitinolyticbacter meiyuanensis genome, one window contains:
- a CDS encoding preprotein translocase subunit SecA has protein sequence MSDIRALTAGKRIALGSGLYAERAAQHHSEWEERLRTWYAWLQPGGKRKAARFTQQVGALEAEISQLDNEALAGALLYAVTPMHKHGFADPYLARAFAVIREASRRCTGKRHHNVQLLAGRALLHGKLAEMATGEGKTLAGTLAICTAAATGASVHVVTVNDYLAERDAEHNKALFDFFRLSLGIIEQDMPPQQRTEQYAQQIVYVSNKELTFDYLKDRIAIGHLNATQVKLNRLFNEAGTQSSILRGLHLAIIDEADSVLIDEARTPLIISETIPDDLGEALYHQALALANGMHAEHYTLGKNRDVWLTPAGHTHLRAAAEGLAGLWQKPAWQQELVQKALSALHLFKRDQHYIIADNKVQIVDESTGRVMPDRTWERGLHQMIEAKEGCEITGQRRTLSQITYQRFFGRYLLLGGMTGTAKEIEPEVKRTYNLSVERIATHKPSKRQRLADHVFLTDDERWQKVIERASHFAGMGRAVLIGTRSVEASERLGQLLTEAELPHTVLNARNDADEAELVAEAGQPGRITVATNMAGRGTDIKLAPEVHAAGGLHVILTEFHDTARVDRQLFGRAARQGDPGTVEAVVCLHDEVFTRFAPTLAQLYLPWVRSGRPHGRLFRWLVRHAQQRSERHHRRQRLQTLKQDRQWLMSLGFVAAHRK, from the coding sequence ATGTCTGATATCCGCGCGCTGACCGCAGGCAAGCGCATTGCGCTGGGGAGCGGCCTCTATGCCGAACGCGCGGCGCAGCATCATTCCGAGTGGGAAGAACGGCTACGCACCTGGTACGCCTGGCTGCAGCCCGGTGGCAAGCGCAAGGCAGCGCGTTTTACCCAGCAGGTTGGTGCGCTTGAAGCGGAAATCTCGCAGCTAGACAACGAGGCATTGGCCGGCGCCCTGCTGTACGCCGTCACTCCCATGCACAAGCATGGCTTTGCTGATCCATATCTGGCCCGTGCCTTTGCCGTGATCCGCGAAGCATCGCGGCGTTGTACCGGCAAGCGCCACCACAATGTGCAACTGCTGGCAGGCCGCGCGCTGTTGCACGGCAAGCTGGCAGAAATGGCCACCGGCGAAGGCAAGACGTTGGCTGGCACCCTGGCGATCTGCACAGCGGCCGCGACCGGTGCGAGTGTGCATGTAGTCACGGTCAACGATTATCTGGCCGAGCGCGACGCCGAGCACAACAAGGCCTTGTTTGACTTTTTCCGACTTTCGCTCGGCATCATTGAACAGGACATGCCGCCGCAACAGCGGACCGAACAATACGCCCAGCAGATCGTTTATGTGTCGAACAAGGAGCTGACCTTCGATTACCTCAAGGACCGGATCGCCATCGGCCACCTGAACGCCACCCAGGTCAAGCTCAATCGCCTGTTCAACGAAGCAGGCACCCAAAGCAGCATCCTACGTGGCCTGCATCTGGCCATCATCGATGAGGCCGACAGTGTGCTGATCGACGAGGCCCGTACCCCGCTCATCATTTCGGAAACCATACCCGACGATCTGGGCGAGGCGCTTTACCATCAGGCGCTGGCACTCGCGAACGGCATGCACGCCGAGCACTACACATTGGGGAAAAATCGCGATGTATGGCTCACGCCCGCCGGTCATACCCACTTACGGGCAGCGGCTGAAGGCTTGGCAGGCCTTTGGCAAAAGCCAGCCTGGCAGCAGGAGCTGGTGCAGAAAGCCCTCTCCGCGCTGCACCTCTTCAAGCGCGACCAGCACTACATCATCGCGGACAACAAGGTGCAGATCGTCGACGAATCCACGGGCCGTGTCATGCCTGATCGCACCTGGGAGCGTGGGCTGCACCAGATGATCGAAGCCAAGGAAGGCTGCGAAATCACTGGCCAACGCCGCACACTTTCCCAGATCACCTACCAACGTTTCTTCGGCCGCTATCTGCTGCTGGGTGGCATGACCGGCACGGCCAAGGAAATCGAACCAGAGGTCAAGCGCACCTACAACCTTTCGGTGGAACGCATCGCCACGCACAAACCCAGCAAGCGGCAACGGCTGGCAGACCATGTGTTTCTCACGGATGACGAGCGCTGGCAGAAAGTGATCGAACGCGCCAGCCATTTTGCAGGCATGGGCCGCGCCGTGCTGATCGGCACCCGTTCGGTGGAGGCCTCGGAACGCCTAGGCCAACTGCTGACCGAGGCAGAACTACCCCACACCGTGTTGAACGCCCGTAACGATGCAGATGAAGCCGAGCTGGTGGCCGAGGCAGGTCAGCCCGGCCGCATCACCGTGGCCACCAACATGGCCGGACGTGGCACCGATATCAAACTGGCCCCGGAGGTACACGCCGCCGGCGGGCTGCATGTGATCCTCACCGAGTTCCACGATACCGCCCGCGTCGATCGCCAGCTGTTCGGCCGTGCCGCCCGCCAGGGCGACCCCGGCACCGTCGAGGCCGTGGTCTGCTTGCACGACGAGGTATTCACCCGCTTTGCCCCGACACTGGCCCAGCTTTATCTCCCCTGGGTAAGATCAGGCCGCCCGCACGGTCGCCTGTTCCGCTGGTTGGTGCGACACGCCCAGCAACGCTCGGAGCGCCATCACCGCCGCCAGCGGCTGCAAACCCTCAAGCAGGACCGGCAATGGCTGATGTCACTAGGCTTCGTAGCGGCGCATCGCAAATAA
- a CDS encoding TolC family protein yields the protein MEIEFSKTKKIVFTISPYMTIKSISYALVGLLILHSPPGHASTFLAQLQLTLEHEPSLISSQRDIDISSARKDQALGELLPKIDLSGGMNRNRRNYQQKQSLFPSSTEYYDSNSWQINFSQPIINFAAIFNLRQNLHYLDQANLIKLATEQELIAKYIETWMSIQSALANVDAESAKKDYAASELSKAKIGHLNDLVNEPELIRAQAEFDIASSDVDQAASELEIAISNLELLSGQAPSTEIALLEPKLDRLNAPFETNTQLELSNTLNPRINAAKKAADAAKQEIQKQSAGLLPTLELVANYSEKKQQEGDYPSQSGYSDKAGYVGLQLNIPIFSGGGQLAKKKEAQAQYEKALSDIEKERRNATQRLKQALQEYASAQRRQRAMHTSLSAAQLELVAARRSRDFGNGSDIEVFKAQLQVANTKRDEIKAICDKVSAYFNIKANTASINEADIQQLAEIFVEP from the coding sequence TTGGAAATTGAATTTAGCAAAACAAAGAAAATAGTTTTCACAATTTCTCCGTACATGACAATAAAATCAATAAGCTACGCTTTAGTGGGTTTGCTAATTCTACATTCGCCACCGGGCCATGCATCGACATTTCTCGCTCAACTTCAGTTGACGCTTGAGCATGAACCCAGCTTGATATCATCTCAACGTGATATCGATATCAGTTCCGCGAGAAAAGATCAGGCCCTTGGGGAACTGCTCCCCAAGATCGACCTCTCCGGCGGCATGAATAGAAATCGAAGAAACTACCAGCAAAAACAAAGCCTTTTTCCGTCCAGCACTGAGTATTACGACTCGAACTCTTGGCAAATTAATTTTTCACAGCCAATCATCAATTTTGCAGCAATTTTCAATTTACGCCAAAATTTGCACTATCTGGACCAAGCCAATCTGATCAAGCTGGCGACCGAACAAGAGCTCATCGCAAAGTACATCGAAACCTGGATGTCCATTCAGAGCGCGCTCGCAAATGTCGATGCCGAATCTGCAAAGAAAGATTACGCAGCATCTGAATTAAGCAAGGCAAAAATCGGCCATCTCAACGACCTGGTCAACGAACCCGAACTAATCAGAGCACAAGCCGAGTTTGATATAGCAAGTTCTGATGTGGACCAAGCCGCCAGTGAACTGGAGATAGCCATTTCCAATCTCGAGCTGTTATCAGGCCAAGCACCTAGCACGGAAATAGCCTTACTCGAACCGAAGCTAGACCGACTCAACGCCCCGTTTGAAACAAACACACAACTGGAACTTTCAAACACGCTCAACCCCAGAATAAATGCAGCCAAAAAAGCTGCGGACGCGGCCAAGCAGGAAATTCAGAAACAATCCGCGGGGCTTCTCCCCACGCTCGAGTTGGTAGCCAACTACTCCGAAAAGAAACAGCAAGAAGGCGACTACCCCTCCCAAAGCGGATATTCAGACAAAGCGGGCTATGTTGGGCTGCAGTTAAACATTCCGATTTTTAGCGGAGGCGGACAGCTTGCCAAGAAGAAAGAGGCCCAAGCCCAGTATGAGAAAGCACTGAGTGATATAGAAAAAGAAAGAAGAAATGCAACTCAGCGCCTCAAGCAGGCTCTGCAGGAATATGCAAGCGCCCAACGCAGGCAGCGTGCAATGCACACCTCGCTGTCTGCCGCGCAGTTAGAACTTGTTGCAGCACGCAGATCAAGGGATTTTGGCAACGGGTCCGACATTGAAGTTTTCAAGGCACAACTTCAAGTTGCGAACACAAAGCGCGACGAAATCAAGGCAATATGCGACAAGGTCTCGGCATATTTCAACATTAAAGCTAACACGGCGTCGATCAACGAAGCGGATATCCAGCAGCTTGCAGAAATCTTCGTTGAGCCATAA
- a CDS encoding efflux RND transporter periplasmic adaptor subunit → MSRPIFSASWHSVAELKLKLSRHARMERHTYRGKTWYVIQDLAGGQHCRIPPASHAVLMLLDGERTVAEAWEQINTGDGTELVTQNDMVDLLVQLHSVNLIQGNTSPDAHAILDKKKKKQRNKIKQWITNPLSLKIPLYDPDRLLEAINPVTRHFFTLAGLLVWLAIVIPAGFIAAEHWSTLTNNLSDRILSSSNLLIMSAVFPVVKLLHELGHGCANKAWGGRVNEMGLMFLVFVPSPYVDASSSNLFPSKYRRALVASAGMAVELLLAALALYIWQFTEPGLLRAVAYNVIVVCGISTLIVNGNPLLKYDGYYILADLIEMPNLAQRGTKYWTYLWDRYACGKTDEPGPNENRTEKLWLFFYTPASWLYRSFVTISIMLIVATQFFFFGVLMALWSAFSLFCMPLWKSYKHNFRSPQLERQRERAVRVTLATTACVLGLAFLVPLPLYIRSDGVVWLPDQAILHAGADGTFQRWLVQPGQRVKAGTALYLLDSNTLATQLEVQTQKFAEADAAYRADQFTDPKKAQVSLQDVERARAELATIQTQAQRLVGYAQTDGMLVAERASDIIGQTIKQGELVGYVLNRDALIARTTVSQDDIDLVRNRLRSVQLRLAQDLTTPLDAHVVRQMPGGVEELPSPALGLTAGGSIATDPNDPSGAKTLQRIFLMDLAFDEQHAQALFGSRVYCRLDLGLEPLGLQGLRRLRQLFLSHFDV, encoded by the coding sequence ATGAGCCGCCCCATTTTCAGTGCATCATGGCATAGCGTTGCCGAACTCAAGCTCAAGCTGTCAAGGCATGCCCGGATGGAGCGGCACACCTATCGCGGCAAAACCTGGTATGTCATTCAGGATCTCGCAGGTGGTCAACATTGCCGCATCCCACCGGCCAGCCACGCGGTGCTGATGCTGCTGGACGGGGAACGCACCGTAGCCGAGGCCTGGGAACAGATCAATACCGGCGATGGTACGGAACTGGTCACCCAGAACGATATGGTCGACCTGCTAGTGCAGCTGCATTCGGTGAATCTGATCCAGGGCAATACTTCCCCCGATGCGCACGCCATTCTCGACAAGAAGAAGAAAAAGCAGCGGAACAAGATCAAGCAGTGGATTACCAATCCACTCAGTCTCAAGATCCCACTTTATGATCCAGACCGGCTGCTGGAAGCCATCAACCCGGTTACCCGTCACTTCTTCACCCTGGCCGGTTTATTGGTTTGGTTAGCCATCGTCATTCCTGCTGGCTTCATTGCTGCGGAACACTGGTCAACGCTCACAAACAACTTGAGCGACCGTATCCTTTCCTCCAGCAATTTGCTGATCATGAGTGCGGTATTCCCTGTCGTGAAGCTGCTCCACGAATTGGGACACGGCTGCGCCAACAAGGCTTGGGGCGGACGAGTCAACGAAATGGGGTTGATGTTTCTCGTCTTCGTTCCTTCTCCCTATGTGGATGCATCCTCATCCAACCTTTTCCCCTCCAAGTATCGCCGTGCGCTGGTTGCATCTGCAGGGATGGCCGTTGAGTTGCTCCTTGCCGCACTGGCCCTCTATATCTGGCAGTTCACTGAACCCGGCTTGCTGCGAGCAGTTGCATACAACGTGATCGTGGTGTGCGGCATCTCGACGTTGATTGTCAATGGCAATCCGCTCTTGAAGTATGACGGCTACTATATTCTGGCCGACTTGATCGAAATGCCCAATCTCGCCCAAAGAGGGACCAAGTACTGGACCTATCTATGGGATCGATATGCCTGCGGCAAGACCGACGAGCCCGGACCGAACGAAAACCGGACCGAAAAATTGTGGCTGTTCTTCTACACCCCCGCCTCATGGCTATATCGCAGCTTTGTCACCATCAGCATCATGCTCATCGTGGCAACGCAGTTTTTCTTCTTTGGCGTGCTGATGGCTTTATGGAGCGCGTTCAGCCTGTTTTGCATGCCACTTTGGAAGAGCTACAAACACAATTTCCGCAGCCCGCAACTCGAACGGCAGCGAGAAAGAGCGGTGCGTGTCACACTCGCTACAACGGCCTGCGTACTGGGATTGGCGTTTCTGGTCCCACTGCCGCTCTACATCCGCTCAGACGGCGTGGTATGGCTACCAGACCAAGCCATCCTCCACGCGGGCGCTGATGGGACATTCCAGCGTTGGCTGGTGCAACCAGGCCAGCGCGTAAAGGCTGGCACTGCGCTTTATCTACTAGACAGCAATACGCTTGCGACCCAACTTGAGGTGCAAACACAGAAGTTTGCCGAAGCCGATGCAGCATATCGTGCCGATCAGTTCACCGACCCCAAGAAAGCACAGGTGTCACTCCAGGATGTGGAGCGTGCAAGGGCCGAGCTGGCCACCATCCAAACACAAGCCCAGCGCCTGGTCGGCTATGCACAAACGGATGGCATGTTGGTTGCGGAACGGGCGTCTGACATCATCGGCCAGACCATCAAGCAGGGCGAACTCGTTGGTTATGTGCTCAACCGTGATGCACTGATCGCCAGGACGACCGTTTCTCAGGACGATATCGATCTAGTGCGCAATCGTCTACGCAGCGTGCAATTGCGGCTAGCGCAGGACCTGACTACACCACTGGATGCCCACGTTGTTCGGCAAATGCCCGGCGGCGTGGAAGAACTGCCATCGCCAGCCCTCGGGCTCACTGCTGGCGGAAGCATCGCCACCGATCCCAACGATCCAAGCGGAGCCAAAACGCTGCAACGCATCTTTCTGATGGATCTGGCCTTCGACGAGCAGCATGCGCAGGCGTTGTTCGGCTCCCGCGTCTATTGCCGCCTTGATCTGGGTCTGGAACCGCTTGGCCTGCAAGGCTTGCGCCGCTTGCGGCAGCTTTTTCTGAGCCATTTCGATGTCTGA
- a CDS encoding efflux RND transporter periplasmic adaptor subunit: protein MATSAIELCQAWLEITCSQLADVDYAAILVKDLAAGGFAPIAVWPSEELDFASLSEAIGQAIHEQKGIVQRHSSRADQNWQIAYPVQITSGIEAVIGLSITTPSPNQALQLLHWNSAWITNLFISRNSELGQVNFYRARKLIDCLTSLNHSKEVAQSLIELTTEIKAAIGCDKVAIGTFGTSQIRIRSITDSAHLEKNSHISKCYAAAMDVALDRDVIVQATREETAAQNPHDPVTQLLEASGNALLVVVPLSTSGRKIGALTLEWQHVQLEEESLKLIDAIRSVLAPAIESRLQSDQNSAQRLGHEIKQVFEKLLGPDHLMLKTVAAICIIPLLLSLLIHIPFRVTAKTVVEGEVQRTATAPFNGFISRSFVKAGDQLQKGQVLLELDTTDLEIEKHKWQGERDQNNEKLQQAIAAQDLAEVQVASAQLKQSQSQLALTIERLARAKIRAPFDGVVISGDQSQQIGAPVETGKKLFEIAPLDRYRVILQVDERDVGSIRQGQQGKLIITGLAGEAMALRISRITPVATAKDGKNYFRVEARLDDTSIHLRPGMEGVGKIETPSRSLFWIVTHKFTDWLRLTLWTWLP, encoded by the coding sequence GTGGCCACATCCGCCATTGAGCTCTGCCAAGCCTGGTTGGAAATTACCTGCTCCCAGCTCGCGGATGTCGACTATGCCGCGATACTGGTAAAGGATCTTGCTGCGGGGGGATTTGCGCCCATTGCCGTATGGCCAAGCGAAGAGCTGGATTTTGCCAGCCTATCCGAAGCGATAGGCCAAGCCATACACGAGCAAAAAGGGATAGTCCAGAGACATTCGAGCCGAGCTGATCAGAACTGGCAGATCGCCTATCCGGTTCAGATCACCTCAGGCATCGAAGCAGTCATTGGCTTATCCATTACAACGCCCTCTCCAAACCAGGCTCTGCAGTTGCTGCACTGGAATTCCGCCTGGATTACCAATTTGTTCATTTCCAGAAACTCAGAACTTGGCCAAGTCAACTTCTACCGCGCCCGCAAGTTAATCGACTGCTTGACCAGCCTTAATCACAGCAAAGAGGTTGCTCAATCCCTGATTGAGCTGACCACGGAAATCAAGGCTGCCATTGGATGTGATAAGGTCGCAATCGGTACATTTGGTACTTCGCAAATTAGGATCAGGAGCATTACCGACTCCGCGCACCTGGAAAAAAACAGCCACATCAGCAAATGTTATGCTGCGGCAATGGATGTTGCGCTTGATCGAGATGTAATCGTGCAGGCCACACGTGAAGAAACGGCAGCGCAAAATCCGCATGACCCAGTCACCCAATTGCTTGAGGCCTCAGGCAATGCCTTACTGGTCGTGGTCCCCTTGAGCACAAGCGGTCGAAAAATCGGTGCGCTCACCTTGGAATGGCAGCACGTGCAGCTTGAGGAGGAAAGCCTCAAGCTCATCGATGCGATAAGGTCAGTATTGGCACCCGCCATCGAAAGTCGCTTACAGTCGGACCAAAACTCCGCCCAGCGCCTTGGTCACGAGATCAAGCAAGTATTTGAAAAGCTGCTTGGCCCCGACCATCTCATGCTCAAAACAGTCGCCGCGATCTGCATCATTCCGCTGCTACTATCGTTGTTGATTCATATTCCCTTCAGGGTCACCGCAAAAACTGTTGTGGAAGGCGAAGTACAACGAACCGCGACAGCCCCGTTCAACGGATTCATCAGCCGCTCCTTTGTCAAGGCAGGGGATCAACTGCAGAAAGGGCAAGTGCTGTTGGAGCTGGATACCACCGACCTTGAAATCGAAAAACACAAGTGGCAGGGTGAACGAGATCAAAACAATGAAAAATTGCAACAAGCCATCGCGGCACAGGATCTCGCGGAGGTTCAGGTCGCCAGTGCGCAGCTCAAGCAGTCGCAATCCCAACTTGCATTGACAATTGAGCGTTTGGCACGCGCCAAAATACGTGCCCCATTCGACGGGGTCGTCATTTCCGGTGATCAATCACAGCAAATCGGAGCGCCAGTCGAAACTGGCAAGAAGCTCTTCGAAATAGCCCCGTTGGATCGGTATCGCGTCATTCTGCAAGTGGACGAGCGGGATGTTGGCAGCATTCGCCAAGGCCAGCAGGGCAAGCTGATCATCACGGGCTTGGCCGGCGAAGCGATGGCGCTCCGCATCAGCAGGATCACACCTGTTGCAACGGCCAAGGATGGCAAGAATTATTTCCGAGTAGAAGCAAGGCTCGATGACACGTCGATACACTTGCGCCCCGGCATGGAAGGCGTCGGAAAAATTGAAACACCATCCCGCTCACTGTTCTGGATCGTCACACACAAATTTACCGATTGGCTGCGCCTTACACTCTGGACTTGGCTACCCTGA